From the genome of Pseudophryne corroboree isolate aPseCor3 chromosome 9, aPseCor3.hap2, whole genome shotgun sequence:
aatatttcattctgacagggcagaattgaggacttgtcctcaatttctatctaaggtggtttctgcatttcacatgaaccaacctattgtggtacctgcggctactaaggacttggagggttccaagttgcttgacgtggtcagggccctgaaaatatatgtttccaggacggctggagtcagaaaatctgactcgctgtttatcctgtatgcacccaacaaactgggtgctcctgcttctaagcagacgattgctcgttggatttgtagtacaattcagcttgcacattctgtggcaggcctgccacagccaaaatcttaaaatgcccactccacaaggaaggtgggctcatcttgggcagctgcccgaggggtctcggctttacaactttgccgagcagttacttggtcaggagcaaatacgtttgtaaaaattctacaaatttgataccctggctgaggaggacctggagttctctcattcggtgctgcagagtcatccgcactctcccacccgtttgggagctttggtataatccccatggtccttacggagttcccagcatccactaggacgtcagagaaaataagaatttacttaccgataattctatttctcgtagtccgtagtggatgctgggcgcccatcccaagtgcggattgtctgcaatactggtacataattattgttaccaaaaaattcgggttattgttgtagtgagccatcttttctagaggctcctctattatcatgctgttaactgggttcagatcacaagttgtacagtgtgattggtgtggctggtatgagtcttacccgggattcaaaatccttccttattgtgtacgctcgtccgggcacagtatcctaactgaggcttggaggagggtcatagggggaggagccagtgcacaccaggtgatcctaaagctttctttagatgtgccctgtctcctgcggagccgctattccccatggtccttacggagttcccagcatccactacggactacgagaaatagaattatcggtaagtaaattcttattatacctggcccatccatacagcacccccatatacttgtcccacatcttttaacccattattctgcactttgcagaatatcacaacaaaaatggctTGTCGTTATTAGCCAAATTACGCTAATTAAAACCAAAATTAACTAATTAGGGAGGGGGTGCTCCAGCGGTTCTAAACCAAGTCCCAatattttttccttaaaaaagGAAATTCCCCTGACTTTGCACCTGCACTGGGACTGTGCAAAAAATGGCATTACATCCTGTTGAACATTAATGTGGGTAAATATCTaactaattatgggggtcattccaagttgattgcagcaggatttttgatagcaattgggcaaaaccatgtgcactgcaggggaggcagatgtaacatgtgcagagagagttagatttgggtgtggtgtgttcaatctgcaatctaatttgcagtgtaaaaataaagcagccagtatttaccctgcacagaaataaaataacccacccaaatctaactctttctgcacatgttatatctgcctcccctgcagtgcacattgttttgcccaattgctatcataaatcctgctgcgatcaacttggaattaccccctatatacatactTTATAGCTATAATCTAACTAATTAAATGCCAAAAACCTTGTGCCCTACATACCTGTACATggtatttttaattatattttgaCATTTGGGAATGTATTATTTGTTTGTAAATGAATGAGTTCCTGCACAATCACGCCTACGTACGTTTCATTCATACATATGTTACATGCACCCTCATGACCCTTTAGAACTGCCCCTTTCAACTAAAGTACTAAACAGTGCACATAGCGATGTTCTACCACCTCCTGCAGTATCTATTGCTTTAATTCCTACGGTATAAACAATTTAGCTCCACAAAGCTGATCCCACCAGTGCACCTACCCTGTAatcttctctcttcttcttctttgcaccaaaaacacacacagaggggaggcaggggaggcggaATTAACAGGAGAACATTTGAACAGATTTGGAATATATTTATTGTTCTACTTATTGAAAATACTGTTTGGCAAACAGATAAgacattgtattatttttattatttttaacaatTTTgctattgatttttattttttttaaacactaaAAAATGAAATCACTGTAACTGGTTAACTGAAGTATTAAAAATGTTGAAGCCATGGTGTCGGTTAACATGTAACGCACCACACAGGAAAGGGTTAATAAGTGCTGTCTGTGTTGGCTCTGTCCCTACTCATTCCACTTCTGCCTCGCTCTGTAACTCTCCGCtgtcttttctcccggttattgctTGCAGCGTGTTATACTTATAGTGCCACACAAGCTCTGACATGTGTCCCCCTGTGTGAGTCTCTTCCAGGCTTAATTTATCCAGTTCCGGACTCATCATATTCTCCAGAAAGGCCTTTCTCTTCTCATCCACCTTCTCCAGGGCAATGATCTCCACCTCCCGCAGGATGAGGTCCTCTTGCTGCTTGCGGTACCAGTAAGCCACAAGTGTCTTCATCCAGGAGATATGTGGTACGAGGCATTCTAAGCTGATGTATGCAGCGAGACAGATGAGgccagaaagctgcatagagaAAGTACAATACATAAGGGGGGTTATCAGATGGGTCAGACTAACAAGCACAACTATCCAGCACATTTCAGGCAGGAACAGTGTTGGGTTTGAAAGAAGCGTAAAGATTAAATTGACAGATACTGAGGCCCGGCTGTCAGGGCAGAGGATGGCGCCCATAGAATCTCTATGTGCAGATGCAGAATCAGATAACTGAGGGAGGCTGGTATCAATGCAATTACTAAATCCAGTGCAGAATGTGATATTAAAATGAACAACTATATGGGGATGTGACACAAGTGTTTAAtgattgatgggggggggggttagtgataAGCACGGAATATCAGGGTGGAGGGGGCAACTTGAGAGAGCAGCCCCCAGTGTATCTATATTTGATTGTGAATTCATTGTGCAGTGCTAAGCCAACGCGCCAATCTGATCCGGTAAGTTAGACGCCTTGAAGTCGTACATGCTGAAGCCCGTTGCTGCCACTGCTTCCAATCATCAGAGATGGGCAGAACAGTTTTGACATCATTCCAAAGCAATCGGCACAAACCTAATGGTCTGATTCTGTCTCGCCCGCACGTACTGCcgatggcagaagcggtggagcgaTTGTTTGCTGCTGCACATGCGTCTAAGTCACACTGTGCCTGCGTCCTAGCTATGTAGTGGGCGTTTttgggcagtgacagggaggtgtCTTAGCGCTCCGAGATGGTTCATCATAAAGGCGCGTTATGTGGGTGTCACAGACCATAAAGTGGTTGCGTACACAGACTCAGATACGGGAGGCCGaactcagacagagaaactgccCCTGCCATATACATGGGTGGATGTTCCTGTCGTTTTTCCACTTCAGTTCCGCTATCTAGTGTTAGTACTGTAAGTACGGCTGTACATTGCCACACTACAATGAACCTGAACGCCTGGTTAAGTCTCATTGTGTGACCCACTTCATAATCAGATTCCGCAGGTGTCCACTATTATCACCTGTGTACACCACAAATAGTGCACACCTATCAGCACTCAGCTATCAAGCTCATGCTGGATGCTGCTGCTACTGCAGTGTGCATGCTGTGGGATAgctatcgaccatcgatgattcctaatcatcgatggtttctggccgatgttgaatgcttttcccattgatgggagagaaccagattgaTTCCATCGATGGCACATCataaattaatattattttttattctcaAGGTGTCAGGAcccggagcatagctccacccctgaaAAAAGTGaagcccccctctccccctccccaggctgtgattggcctgcgggtcattcacagaaataacagggatAACCACTGATGTGTGAAACCATCGATAGTCTCACATAGCATATTTGATGACCATTGATGGCCACTGTTTTATCATCGATGACAACTATCGATGGGGAACACACCAATGGCCATTTCTAATGCTGTGTGCTGATCCAAATGCAGGACTCACTGTATACCTCACAGTACTTTGGCGCCTGTGGGGCCTGGACCCTTAACCTGTTGCTATGTAATTTTGCCAGACGTGTTCAACACTACATAATCCTCATTCCCTATAAATTTGCTGCACGTCACTCACCTACTTCTGTTGTCTTTATTTTATTGAAATGTCTCTTTTCCCCCCTCACCTtaacatttgttttaatatctctAAAAATGTTTTCATTCAAATTTTCCTACAAATTGCTCACTTTTGTTATTTATATCTTCTTTGCAGAAGTTTAATTTTATTTACACAATACACTTGTACACATATATAACCAAACGCCCCCAAAAAACATCCTATAAGGCTTATTTGTCCAGTAATATATTAGTATGAGTCACCGCTTCCAGAGAAGTGCCCTGCAGATGATCTGATCTGGGCTCTAGCCAGTTGGGCTAGAACAGTTATCAAGGGGCGATTTTCTGTAAACAGATCAATAGTTGGCTGCAAATGCTGAAATAATagaattttggtacctaccggtaaatccttttctcgtagtccgtagaggatactggggtctacattagtaccaaggggtatagacgggtccaccagtagccactggcactttaagagtttgagagtatgggctggctcctccctctatgcccctcctaccagacagtctagaaactgtgccccaggagacgacatacttcgagagaaggattatacacagatagtggtgagattcataccagctcacacatacaaggcacgtcaagccaacaagCTTGAACTacacagcaacagctgaatcattacttaccaagtaacaatgcagtcagAGGCGgatctaccggcagtgcaagcagtgcactgcactggggcccgcctctgtccaggagcccaagcatgtaatgagtcaaactgactcattacatgccgctgtgagaGGTGGGACGGCGAGGTgcatgtggtgcctgctgccgtgcaggtgtagactcagtactcaccaggcgccgctctctctcaccttcaggtactggaaccctcaacggacctggaaatcttcactcggatccggacacggcgattccctctcggagctgaccgacgaccgagctgaggagagaatggtttacattaaagggggtatcgacccttcttccactggaacaggggataccccaggggtggccgcgaccttcaccggttgggtgaatggtcatcaccggcacaaagcctcagccacccagatttcacacactcgcgctttcgcacgtagtgtgatgaaaaggattttcacgtccgtgagcaatcccgactccggcgctcggggacaaacaagggacaaacgtacacggatgctactcaccgtcacaagtcttgcactccgatcttctccactcacaggtccctgtaaggaggcaaagagaaacagccgtgcagggcctaactctaccctagtgtcacaccctatactaaatacaacggcagagccctcaaactagctctgtgggtgtggtgcaacaaaactatgcaaacacagacactttgccctgcacggtaacaacatacatcacaatatcggaatgcaatatcacacggtgttgtccctttaaatccctacctgccgctggaagggggtgggcaccgcacggcctacccacctcctgtgccttcccttaggTGGGCCTCagatctgccttcctaaatacctcggggtggcctgggcctagcgcccagggccacctgtatttACCTCGGGGGCtctaattcactgggcctagcgccccctagctgcacacaggccggaggcctgatttcgcccacgggcctagcgcccgcctaacttgctgcccgttgggtgacctgggccttgtgcccagggtcaccttatctgtacctaactggccaaaatacactagggcctaatgccctctaatgccccacaggcctagtgcctgatatacccccgggcctagtgcccgcctaactggtgcacaCCGGACggaagagggtggcttgggcctaatgcccaaaccacctaatcaaatattgggcccaaactcctagctgcgccacaggcctagtgcctgaattgtgccctcgggcctaatgcccgtccctggtggtcgagggaggaaaagggaagggggacagatagcctcactgaggcatcacctaatccgggggcctccaccgtcttctgccgctgacccgtcctggccagcggcgcctccgactcttctccgcgtccagccgccgctggacatcttcttcaaggggcctggcgtcttctggcctcttccgcggcctcaggacctcttcaccgctcttcggcgcggcccggcGTCTTCTCCCGGCGGTGTCTTCTCTCTTCTTCCACGCGATCCTCTCCGCCGTCGTCCTcttcttcgcgctcctgcgcgcgggctcctcttctggctcccgcccggcgtctgacgtcagacgccgggggcggggcctatgacgcggcgagcgccaattggctcgccgcgtccctctccgattggctgccgctccgggagccgcgattggctcccggagggcgccaagactcAAACGCcctcgcagtctctggtccggtgcagggaaaaaggtaatccctgcaccggacacccgccgccacgcaccaagcgctggggacagacaagctgccccagcgctgtccccagctagggacggcaacatggatgtgcccacagggcacatccttacatttcccccccctttttcctttgtagtccctacaaagttcttcacaacgtccatcgtccgcgggtcagggaattccgaggtccctctggCGAGGTGGTGTTCGAAggcccagcctggaccggccgtgaccccacacccttcctcttccagctccgggttcctcttacgtcctgacctccatcggcggatcctctgggggagtggcatctcctcacggtcgctcgacgttggccaccaaggggaatcttcctccacggggacaacagtcacccactcttgacctcctttatcgtctgtggcttcgtccctgtcttccgggtgtggtatcgaccaccacccaacagcggaatcctccggggcatccgtttcctcccgggcaacagccaccacatgtcgaatttcctcgtggggcatctccaaaggtcct
Proteins encoded in this window:
- the LOC134958395 gene encoding uncharacterized protein LOC134958395 isoform X2, translating into MPMIQLSGLICLAAYISLECLVPHISWMKTLVAYWYRKQQEDLILREVEIIALEKVDEKRKAFLENMMSPELDKLSLEETHTGGHMSELVWHYKYNTLQAITGRKDSGELQSEAEVE